A region of Saccopteryx leptura isolate mSacLep1 chromosome X, mSacLep1_pri_phased_curated, whole genome shotgun sequence DNA encodes the following proteins:
- the AVPR2 gene encoding vasopressin V2 receptor, which yields MASTTSAVPQLFSRPLPTGNSSKEKPVDTRDQLLAQAELALLSIVFVAVSLSNGLVLGALMRRGRRGRWAPMHVFIGHLCLADLAVALFQVLPQLAWDATDRFQGPDALCRAVKYLQMVGMYASSYMILAMTLDRHRAICRPMLAYRHGGGAHWNRPVLVAWAFSLLFSLPQLFIFARRDVGDGSGVFDCWARFAEPWGLRAYVTWIALMVFVAPALGIAACQVLIFREIHASLVPGPAERAGGCRGGRRSGSPGEGAPVSAAMAKTVRMTLVIVIVYVLCWAPFFLVQLWAAWDPEAPLEGPPFVLLMLLSSLNSCTNPWIYASFSSSVSSELRGLLCCARKRAPPNLGPQEESCATASSFLAKDTSS from the exons ATGGCTTCTACCACCTCTG CTGTGCCTCAACTCTTCTCTCGACCTCTCCCAACTGGCAACAGCAGCAAGGAGAAGCCTGTGGACACCCGGGACCAGCTGCTAGCCCAGGCGGAGCTGGCCCTGCTTTCCATAGTCTTTGTGGCTGTGTCCCTGAGCAATGGCTTGGTGCTGGGAGCTCTAATGCGGCGGGGCCGGCGCGGCCGCTGGGCACCTATGCATGTCTTCATCGGCCACTTGTGCCTGGCTGACCTGGCTGTGGCTCTGTTCCAAGTGCTGCCCCAGCTGGCCTGGGATGCCACCGACCGCTTCCAAGGGCCCGATGCCTTGTGCCGGGCTGTCAAGTACCTGCAGATGGTGGGCATGTATGCCTCCTCCTACATGATCCTGGCAATGACGTTGGACCGCCACCGTGCTATCTGCCGCCCCATGCTGGCGTACCGCCATGGAGGTGGGGCTCACTGGAACAGGCCGGTATTGGTGGCCTGGGCCTTCTCCCTCCTTTTCAGCCTGCCCCAGCTATTCATCTTTGCCCGGCGTGATGTGGGAGATGGCAGCGGAGTCTTTGACTGCTGGGCCCGCTTTGCCGAACCCTGGGGCCTCCGTGCTTATGTCACCTGGATTGCCCTCATGGTGTTTGTGGCACCTGCCCTGGGCATCGCTGCCTGTCAGGTGCTCATCTTCCGGGAGATTCATGCCAGCCTGGTGCCAGGGCCAGCAGAGAGGGCTGGGGGGTGCCGAGGAGGGCGCCGGTCGGGCAGTCCTGGTGAAGGAGCTCCTGTGTCGGCAGCCATGGCCAAGACCGTGAGGATGACACTGGTGATTGTAATCGTCTACGTGTTGTGCTGGGCGCCCTTCTTCCTTGTGCAACTGTGGGCAGCGTGGGACCCTGAGGCACCTCTGGAAG GGCCCCCTTTTGTGCTGCTCATGTTGTTGTCCAGCCTCAACAGTTGTACCAACCCCTGGATCTATGCCTCCTTCAGCAGCAGTGTGTCCTCAGAGCTGCGCGGCCTGCTCTGCTGCGCTCGGAAGCGCGCCCCACCCAACCTGGGGCCCCAAGAGGAGTCCTGCGCCACTGCCAGCTCCTTCCTGGCCAAGGACACTTCCTCCTGA
- the ARHGAP4 gene encoding rho GTPase-activating protein 4 isoform X1, whose product MAAHGKLRRERGLQAEYEVQVKEMRWQLSEQLRCLELQGELRRELLQELAEFMRRRAEVELEYSRGLDKLAERFSGRGGRLGGSREHQSFRKEPSLLSSLHCWAVLLQQTRQQSRESAALSEVLAGPLAQRLSHIAEDVGRIVKKSKDLEQQLQEELLEVVSELQTAKKTYQVYHTESVNAEAKLREAERQEEKRAGRSAAAATATASTPEAGPLRKTSLKKGSRLVEKRQAKFLEHKLKCTKARNEYLLNLASVNAAVSNYYLHDVLDLMDCCDTGFHLALGQVLRSYAAAESRTQASQMQGLGSLEEAVEALDPPGDKAKVLEVHAVAFCPPLRFDYQPHEGDEVAEIRVEVELRDEILPRAQNIQSRLDRQTIETEEVNKTLKATLQALLEVVALEEGEVLDSFQASPSTESLKSTSSDPGARQAGRRRGQQQETETFYIMKLQEYLSGRSILAKLQAKHEKLQEAIQRGDKEEQEVSWPQYTQRKFQKSHHPRPSSQYNQKLFGGDMEKFIQSSGQPIPLVVESCVRFINLNGLQHEGIFRVSGAQPRVTEIREAFERGEDPLMEGCTAHDLDSVAGVLKLYFRSLEPSLFPQDLFGELLASAQLEAMEERVEQVNRLLAQLPGPVLVVLRYLFTFLNHLAQYSDENMMDPYNLAVCFGPTLLPVPAGQDPVALQGQVNQLVQTLIMQPTRVFPPLTVLPGPVYEKCMTPPSASCLGDTQVEGLAGETEPELEAGIPAQEDDPIFSPVLEGVVEAVACFDYKGRTAQELTFERGDVLRLHERASDDWWRGELAGTGTRGLIPHQYITLPAGTEKHTPGQALQAVGELPSSPEGLASEFVHRSEPCTPPGAPSGHRRPCLVPASPEQHVEMDKAVAQTMDSVFKELLGKTAVRQGLRPASSSSPSPGPRSPKPLGSNRLGKNKGFSRGSGAPASPSSPHPQGLDSPLKPH is encoded by the exons ATGGCCGCGCACGGGAAGCTGCGCCGGGAGCGGGGGTTGCAGGCCGAGTATGAGGTGCAAGTAAAAG AGATGCGCTGGCAGCTGAGCGAGCAGTTGCGCTGCCTGGAGCTGCAGGGCGAGCTGCGGCGGGAGCTGCTGCAGGAGCTGGCCGAGTTCATGCGGCGCCGGGCCGAGGTGGAGCTAGAGTACTCCCGCGGCCTGGACAAGCTGGCTGAGCGCTTCTCCGGCCGGGGAGGCCGCCTGGGAGGCAGCCGCGAGCACCAAAGCTTCCG GAAGGAGCCGTCCCTCCTGTCATCCTTGCACTGCTGGGCCGTGTTGCTGCAGCAGACGCGGCAGCAGAGCCGGGAGAGCGCAGCCCTCAGCGAGGTGCTGGCCGGGCCCCTGGCCCAGCGCCTGAGTCACATTGCGGAGGATGTGGGGCGCATAGTCAAGAAG AGTAAGGATCTGGAGCAACAGCTGCAGGAGGAGCTACTGGAGGTGGTGTCAGAGCTTCAGACG GCCAAGAAGACGTACCAGGTGTACCACACGGAGAGCGTGAATGCCGAGGCCAAGCTCCGGGAAGCAGAGCGGCAGGAGGAGAAGCGGGCTGGTCGGAGTGCTGCCGCCGCCACAGCCACCGCCTCCACCCCTGAGGCGGGGCCCCTCCGCAAAACCTCCCTCAAGAAGGGGTCACGGCTAGTGGAGAAG CGCCAGGCCAAGTTCTTGGAGCACAAACTCAAGTGCACGAAGGCACGCAACGAGTACCTGCTCAACCTGGCCAGTGTCAACGCTGCTGTCAGCAACTACTACTTGCATGACGTCTTGGACCTCATGGAC TGCTGTGACACTGGGTTCCACCTGGCCCTGGGGCAGGTGCTCCGGAGCTACGCGGCTGCTGAGAGCCGCACCCAAGCATCCCAAATGCAGGGCCTGGGCAGCCTGGAAGAAGCGGTGGAGGCCCTGGATCCTCCCGGGGACAAAGCCAAGGTGCTAGAGGTGCACGCAGTTGCCTTCTGTCCCCCGCTGCGCTTTGACTACCAGCCCCACGAGGGGGATGAG GTGGCTGAGATCCGGGTTGAGGTGGAGCTGCGGGATGAGATTCTGCCCAGAGCCCAGAATATCCAGAGTCGCCTGGACCGGCAGACCATAGAAACAGAGGAG GTGAACAAGACACTGAAGGCCACACTGCAGGCCCTGCTGGAGGTGGTGGCATTGGAAGAGGGGGAGGTGCTTGACTCCTTCCAGGCCAGTCCCTCCACTGAGTCCCTCAAGTCTACCAGCTCGGACCCAGGCGCTCGGCAGGCTGGCCGGAGGCGGGGCCAGCAGCAGGAGACCGAGACCTTCTACATCATG AAGCTCCAGGAGTACCTGAGTGGACGGAGCATCCTTGCCAAGCTGCAGGCCAAGCACGAGAAACTGCAGGAGGCCATCCAGCGAG GTGAcaaggaggagcaggaggtgTCTTG GCCCCAATACACACAGAGAAAATTCCAGAAGAGCCACCACCCCCGCCCCAGCTCCCAGTATAACCAGAAGCTCTTCGGGGGAGACATGGAGAAGTTTATCCAG AGCTCAGGCCAGCCCATCCCTCTGGTGGTGGAGAGCTGTGTCCGCTTCATTAACCTCAATG GCCTGCAGCACGAGGGCATCTTTCGAGTGTCGGGAGCCCAGCCCCGGGTCACAGAGATTCGCGAAGCCTTCGAGAGAG GGGAGGACCCACTGATGGAAGGCTGCACGGCCCACGACCTGGACTCGGTGGCAGGGGTGCTGAAGCTCTACTTTCGAAGCCTGGAACCCTCACTCTTCCCCCAAGACCTGTTTGGAGAGCTTTTGGCTTCTGCCC AGCTGGAGGCCATGGAAGAGCGGGTGGAGCAGGTGAACCGCCTTCTGGCGCAGCTGCCGGGACCCGTGCTTGTGGTGTTGCGTTACCTCTTCACCTTCCTCAACCA CCTGGCCCAGTACAGCGATGAGAACATGATGGACCCGTACAACCTGGCTGTGTGCTTCGGGCCGACGCTGCTGCCCGTGCCCGCCGGGCAGGACCCCGTGGCCTTGCAGGGCCAGGTGAACCAGCTGGTGCAGACGCTCATCATGCAGCCCACGCGGGTTTTCCCACCCCTGACGGTACTGCCAGGTCCTGTCTACGAGAAGTGCATGACGCCGCCTTCTGCCAGCTGCCTGGG AGACACGCAGGTGGAGGGCCTGGCAGGGGAGACTGAGCCAGAGCTGGAAGCTGGGATCCCAGCCCAGGAGGATG ACCCCATCTTCTCCCCAGTCCTGGAAGGCGTCGTGGAGGCTGTGGCCTGCTTTGACTACAAGGGCCGCACGGCCCAAGAGCTGACCTTCGAGCGTGGGGACGTGCTGCGGCTGCATGAGCGGGCCTCGGACGACTGGTGGCGGGGCGAGCTTGCGGGCACGGGCACCCGGGGACTCATCCCCCACCAGTACATCACCCTGCCCGCAGG AACAGAGAAGCACACGCCGGGCCAGGCGCTGCAGGCTGTGGGGGAGCTGCCCAGCAGTCCGGAGGGCTTGGCTTCAGAGTTTGTCCATCG GTCAGAGCCATGCACCCCACCTGGGGCCCCTTCTGGGCACAGACGGCCCTGCTTGGTCCCAGCCTCCCCAGAACAACATGTGGAGATGGATAAG GCTGTGGCCCAGACCATGGACTCGGTGTTTAAGGAGCTCTTGGGAAAGACTGCTGTCCGCCAGGGCCTCAGGCCAGCATCCTCCAGCTCTCCCAGCCCGGGGCCCCGCAGCCCGAAGCCTCTAGGCAGCAATCGCCTGGGCAAGAACAAAGGTTTCTCCCGCGGCTCTGGGGCCCCGGCTTCACCCTCATCACCGCATCCCCAGGGCCTGGACTCGCCTCTCAAGCCACACTGA
- the ARHGAP4 gene encoding rho GTPase-activating protein 4 isoform X2, with the protein MAAHGKLRRERGLQAEYEVQVKEMRWQLSEQLRCLELQGELRRELLQELAEFMRRRAEVELEYSRGLDKLAERFSGRGGRLGGSREHQSFRKEPSLLSSLHCWAVLLQQTRQQSRESAALSEVLAGPLAQRLSHIAEDVGRIVKKSKDLEQQLQEELLEVVSELQTAKKTYQVYHTESVNAEAKLREAERQEEKRAGRSAAAATATASTPEAGPLRKTSLKKGSRLVEKRQAKFLEHKLKCTKARNEYLLNLASVNAAVSNYYLHDVLDLMDCCDTGFHLALGQVLRSYAAAESRTQASQMQGLGSLEEAVEALDPPGDKAKVLEVHAVAFCPPLRFDYQPHEGDEVAEIRVEVELRDEILPRAQNIQSRLDRQTIETEEVNKTLKATLQALLEVVALEEGEVLDSFQASPSTESLKSTSSDPGARQAGRRRGQQQETETFYIMKLQEYLSGRSILAKLQAKHEKLQEAIQRGDKEEQEVSWPQYTQRKFQKSHHPRPSSQYNQKLFGGDMEKFIQSSGQPIPLVVESCVRFINLNGLQHEGIFRVSGAQPRVTEIREAFERGEDPLMEGCTAHDLDSVAGVLKLYFRSLEPSLFPQDLFGELLASAQLEAMEERVEQVNRLLAQLPGPVLVVLRYLFTFLNHLAQYSDENMMDPYNLAVCFGPTLLPVPAGQDPVALQGQVNQLVQTLIMQPTRVFPPLTVLPGPVYEKCMTPPSASCLGDTQVEGLAGETEPELEAGIPAQEDVLEGVVEAVACFDYKGRTAQELTFERGDVLRLHERASDDWWRGELAGTGTRGLIPHQYITLPAGTEKHTPGQALQAVGELPSSPEGLASEFVHRSEPCTPPGAPSGHRRPCLVPASPEQHVEMDKAVAQTMDSVFKELLGKTAVRQGLRPASSSSPSPGPRSPKPLGSNRLGKNKGFSRGSGAPASPSSPHPQGLDSPLKPH; encoded by the exons ATGGCCGCGCACGGGAAGCTGCGCCGGGAGCGGGGGTTGCAGGCCGAGTATGAGGTGCAAGTAAAAG AGATGCGCTGGCAGCTGAGCGAGCAGTTGCGCTGCCTGGAGCTGCAGGGCGAGCTGCGGCGGGAGCTGCTGCAGGAGCTGGCCGAGTTCATGCGGCGCCGGGCCGAGGTGGAGCTAGAGTACTCCCGCGGCCTGGACAAGCTGGCTGAGCGCTTCTCCGGCCGGGGAGGCCGCCTGGGAGGCAGCCGCGAGCACCAAAGCTTCCG GAAGGAGCCGTCCCTCCTGTCATCCTTGCACTGCTGGGCCGTGTTGCTGCAGCAGACGCGGCAGCAGAGCCGGGAGAGCGCAGCCCTCAGCGAGGTGCTGGCCGGGCCCCTGGCCCAGCGCCTGAGTCACATTGCGGAGGATGTGGGGCGCATAGTCAAGAAG AGTAAGGATCTGGAGCAACAGCTGCAGGAGGAGCTACTGGAGGTGGTGTCAGAGCTTCAGACG GCCAAGAAGACGTACCAGGTGTACCACACGGAGAGCGTGAATGCCGAGGCCAAGCTCCGGGAAGCAGAGCGGCAGGAGGAGAAGCGGGCTGGTCGGAGTGCTGCCGCCGCCACAGCCACCGCCTCCACCCCTGAGGCGGGGCCCCTCCGCAAAACCTCCCTCAAGAAGGGGTCACGGCTAGTGGAGAAG CGCCAGGCCAAGTTCTTGGAGCACAAACTCAAGTGCACGAAGGCACGCAACGAGTACCTGCTCAACCTGGCCAGTGTCAACGCTGCTGTCAGCAACTACTACTTGCATGACGTCTTGGACCTCATGGAC TGCTGTGACACTGGGTTCCACCTGGCCCTGGGGCAGGTGCTCCGGAGCTACGCGGCTGCTGAGAGCCGCACCCAAGCATCCCAAATGCAGGGCCTGGGCAGCCTGGAAGAAGCGGTGGAGGCCCTGGATCCTCCCGGGGACAAAGCCAAGGTGCTAGAGGTGCACGCAGTTGCCTTCTGTCCCCCGCTGCGCTTTGACTACCAGCCCCACGAGGGGGATGAG GTGGCTGAGATCCGGGTTGAGGTGGAGCTGCGGGATGAGATTCTGCCCAGAGCCCAGAATATCCAGAGTCGCCTGGACCGGCAGACCATAGAAACAGAGGAG GTGAACAAGACACTGAAGGCCACACTGCAGGCCCTGCTGGAGGTGGTGGCATTGGAAGAGGGGGAGGTGCTTGACTCCTTCCAGGCCAGTCCCTCCACTGAGTCCCTCAAGTCTACCAGCTCGGACCCAGGCGCTCGGCAGGCTGGCCGGAGGCGGGGCCAGCAGCAGGAGACCGAGACCTTCTACATCATG AAGCTCCAGGAGTACCTGAGTGGACGGAGCATCCTTGCCAAGCTGCAGGCCAAGCACGAGAAACTGCAGGAGGCCATCCAGCGAG GTGAcaaggaggagcaggaggtgTCTTG GCCCCAATACACACAGAGAAAATTCCAGAAGAGCCACCACCCCCGCCCCAGCTCCCAGTATAACCAGAAGCTCTTCGGGGGAGACATGGAGAAGTTTATCCAG AGCTCAGGCCAGCCCATCCCTCTGGTGGTGGAGAGCTGTGTCCGCTTCATTAACCTCAATG GCCTGCAGCACGAGGGCATCTTTCGAGTGTCGGGAGCCCAGCCCCGGGTCACAGAGATTCGCGAAGCCTTCGAGAGAG GGGAGGACCCACTGATGGAAGGCTGCACGGCCCACGACCTGGACTCGGTGGCAGGGGTGCTGAAGCTCTACTTTCGAAGCCTGGAACCCTCACTCTTCCCCCAAGACCTGTTTGGAGAGCTTTTGGCTTCTGCCC AGCTGGAGGCCATGGAAGAGCGGGTGGAGCAGGTGAACCGCCTTCTGGCGCAGCTGCCGGGACCCGTGCTTGTGGTGTTGCGTTACCTCTTCACCTTCCTCAACCA CCTGGCCCAGTACAGCGATGAGAACATGATGGACCCGTACAACCTGGCTGTGTGCTTCGGGCCGACGCTGCTGCCCGTGCCCGCCGGGCAGGACCCCGTGGCCTTGCAGGGCCAGGTGAACCAGCTGGTGCAGACGCTCATCATGCAGCCCACGCGGGTTTTCCCACCCCTGACGGTACTGCCAGGTCCTGTCTACGAGAAGTGCATGACGCCGCCTTCTGCCAGCTGCCTGGG AGACACGCAGGTGGAGGGCCTGGCAGGGGAGACTGAGCCAGAGCTGGAAGCTGGGATCCCAGCCCAGGAGGATG TCCTGGAAGGCGTCGTGGAGGCTGTGGCCTGCTTTGACTACAAGGGCCGCACGGCCCAAGAGCTGACCTTCGAGCGTGGGGACGTGCTGCGGCTGCATGAGCGGGCCTCGGACGACTGGTGGCGGGGCGAGCTTGCGGGCACGGGCACCCGGGGACTCATCCCCCACCAGTACATCACCCTGCCCGCAGG AACAGAGAAGCACACGCCGGGCCAGGCGCTGCAGGCTGTGGGGGAGCTGCCCAGCAGTCCGGAGGGCTTGGCTTCAGAGTTTGTCCATCG GTCAGAGCCATGCACCCCACCTGGGGCCCCTTCTGGGCACAGACGGCCCTGCTTGGTCCCAGCCTCCCCAGAACAACATGTGGAGATGGATAAG GCTGTGGCCCAGACCATGGACTCGGTGTTTAAGGAGCTCTTGGGAAAGACTGCTGTCCGCCAGGGCCTCAGGCCAGCATCCTCCAGCTCTCCCAGCCCGGGGCCCCGCAGCCCGAAGCCTCTAGGCAGCAATCGCCTGGGCAAGAACAAAGGTTTCTCCCGCGGCTCTGGGGCCCCGGCTTCACCCTCATCACCGCATCCCCAGGGCCTGGACTCGCCTCTCAAGCCACACTGA
- the NAA10 gene encoding N-alpha-acetyltransferase 10 isoform X2, producing MNIRNARPEDLMNMQHCNLLCLPENYQMKYYFYHGLSWPQLSYIAEDENGKIVGEEDPDDVPHGHITSLAVKRSHRRLGLAQKLMDQASRAMIENFNAKYVSLHVRKSNRAALHLYSNTLNFQISEVEPKYYADGEDAYAMKRDLTQMADELRRHLELKEKGRHTVLGSIENKVESKSNSLPSSGEPCREEKGLAAEDSGGDSKDLSEVSETTESTDVKDSSEASDSAS from the exons ATGAACATCCGCAATGCGAGG CCAGAGGACCTGATGAACATGCAGCATTGCAACCTTTTGTGCCTGCCCGAGAATTACCAGATGAAATACTACTTCTACCACGGCCTCtcctggccccag CTCTCGTACATCGCTGAGGATGAGAACGGGAAGATTGTGGG GGAAGAGGACCCAGATGACGTGCCCCATGGACATATCACCTCACTG GCTGTGAAGCGTTCCCACCGGCGCCTTGGCCTGGCTCAGAAGTTGATGGACCAGGCCTCCCGAGCCATGATCGAGAACTTCAATGCCAAATATGTCTCCCTGCATGTCAGGAAGAG TAATCGGGCGGCCCTGCACCTCTATTCCAACACCCTCAACTTTCA GATCAGTGAAGTGGAGCCCAAATACTATGCAGATGGGGAAGATGCATATGCGATGAAGCGGGATCTCACTCAAATGGCTGACGAG CTGAGGCGGCACCTGGAGCTGAAGGAGAAGGGCAGGCACACGGTGCTGGGCTCCATTGAGAACAAGGTGGAGAGCAAGAGCAACTCCCTTCCAAGCTCAGGAGAGCCCTGTCGTGAGGAGAAGGGCCTGGCTGCCGAGGACAGCGGTGGTGACAGCAAGGACCTCAGCGAGGTCAGCGAGACCACAGAGAGCACTGACGTCAAGGACAGCTCAGAGGCCTCTGACTCGGCCTCCTAG
- the NAA10 gene encoding N-alpha-acetyltransferase 10 isoform X1 gives MNIRNARPEDLMNMQHCNLLCLPENYQMKYYFYHGLSWPQLSYIAEDENGKIVGYVLAKMEEDPDDVPHGHITSLAVKRSHRRLGLAQKLMDQASRAMIENFNAKYVSLHVRKSNRAALHLYSNTLNFQISEVEPKYYADGEDAYAMKRDLTQMADELRRHLELKEKGRHTVLGSIENKVESKSNSLPSSGEPCREEKGLAAEDSGGDSKDLSEVSETTESTDVKDSSEASDSAS, from the exons ATGAACATCCGCAATGCGAGG CCAGAGGACCTGATGAACATGCAGCATTGCAACCTTTTGTGCCTGCCCGAGAATTACCAGATGAAATACTACTTCTACCACGGCCTCtcctggccccag CTCTCGTACATCGCTGAGGATGAGAACGGGAAGATTGTGGGGTATGTCCTGGCCAAAAT GGAAGAGGACCCAGATGACGTGCCCCATGGACATATCACCTCACTG GCTGTGAAGCGTTCCCACCGGCGCCTTGGCCTGGCTCAGAAGTTGATGGACCAGGCCTCCCGAGCCATGATCGAGAACTTCAATGCCAAATATGTCTCCCTGCATGTCAGGAAGAG TAATCGGGCGGCCCTGCACCTCTATTCCAACACCCTCAACTTTCA GATCAGTGAAGTGGAGCCCAAATACTATGCAGATGGGGAAGATGCATATGCGATGAAGCGGGATCTCACTCAAATGGCTGACGAG CTGAGGCGGCACCTGGAGCTGAAGGAGAAGGGCAGGCACACGGTGCTGGGCTCCATTGAGAACAAGGTGGAGAGCAAGAGCAACTCCCTTCCAAGCTCAGGAGAGCCCTGTCGTGAGGAGAAGGGCCTGGCTGCCGAGGACAGCGGTGGTGACAGCAAGGACCTCAGCGAGGTCAGCGAGACCACAGAGAGCACTGACGTCAAGGACAGCTCAGAGGCCTCTGACTCGGCCTCCTAG